From the Arthrobacter sp. PM3 genome, one window contains:
- a CDS encoding glycoside hydrolase family 32 protein: MENLVRPGTSKLRAIWIVAAAAAAVVLAVMALVPAAGPRPVAPAQAEQALLRIAEAQAEAKATHGRYGSYWPGGGDRTLEKLAHPIPVGAVTDLRSIECAGGWVAAARVGTDVEVITSLQDRAVRAGSADVVRPECMTPEAVQSMLADMGVPRPAPAPEVSAFGRPDGASGFRPSYHITPAKNWMNDPQRPILLDGVWHYYYLYNAGYPDENGTEWYHLTSTDLVHWKDEGVAIAKYKNGLGDIETGSTVIDQDNSAGFGKGAVIAVMTQQDRGIQRQSLFYSTDNGYSFTAYAQNPVMDNPGQPDWRDPKIIRDDARGQWVMTLAEGDKIGIYTSPDLKNWRYASGVERTGLGTLECPELFQLDLDGDPSRRTWVLAASANGTAEGFTTGVAYWTGAWDGTHFTPSDGQHQWLDAGSDFYAAVTWDDPRLTESQRMYSRQAMGWMNNWAYARQLPTVDWHGGADSLVREIRLETVRGKPTLVSAPAAAMTSLEGPAVTAGERRMTPDGAGQLPVPEGGAYRLDMTIERAAGDDGSEARIELGSGSRTFATVGYDFADESAFISRDADAAATGTASLSADYRASRRAASPPRDGKVELTIFVDYCSVEVFINGGEKTMTSLVFPTHGTPGIKAVSAGGDLTLISFSYRPLAGSSGS; this comes from the coding sequence GTGGAAAACCTTGTCCGCCCCGGCACGTCGAAACTGCGGGCCATCTGGATCGTGGCGGCAGCAGCAGCGGCGGTCGTGCTTGCCGTGATGGCGCTGGTCCCTGCGGCGGGCCCCCGGCCGGTTGCCCCAGCCCAGGCCGAACAGGCTCTCCTGCGCATCGCCGAAGCGCAGGCTGAGGCCAAGGCAACCCACGGACGGTACGGGTCCTATTGGCCTGGCGGCGGTGACCGAACGCTTGAAAAACTGGCGCATCCGATCCCCGTCGGCGCCGTGACGGACCTGCGAAGCATCGAATGTGCCGGCGGGTGGGTGGCAGCCGCGCGGGTTGGAACCGACGTCGAGGTGATCACCAGCCTGCAGGACCGGGCGGTGCGCGCCGGATCGGCGGACGTTGTCCGGCCGGAGTGCATGACGCCTGAAGCCGTCCAGTCCATGCTCGCGGATATGGGCGTTCCCCGGCCGGCGCCGGCACCCGAGGTTTCAGCTTTCGGCCGGCCCGACGGCGCATCCGGGTTCCGGCCGAGCTATCACATCACGCCCGCGAAGAACTGGATGAACGATCCGCAGCGTCCCATCCTACTGGACGGGGTGTGGCACTACTACTACCTCTACAACGCCGGATACCCGGACGAGAACGGCACGGAGTGGTACCACCTGACGAGCACGGACCTGGTGCACTGGAAGGACGAGGGGGTCGCGATCGCCAAGTACAAGAACGGCCTGGGCGATATCGAGACCGGAAGCACCGTGATTGACCAAGACAACTCGGCCGGCTTCGGCAAAGGGGCCGTGATTGCGGTCATGACGCAGCAGGACCGGGGCATCCAGCGGCAATCCCTGTTCTACTCCACCGACAACGGATACTCCTTCACCGCGTATGCACAGAACCCGGTCATGGACAACCCCGGGCAACCGGACTGGCGGGATCCCAAAATCATCCGCGATGACGCCCGCGGCCAATGGGTGATGACCCTCGCCGAAGGCGACAAGATCGGCATCTACACCTCACCTGACCTGAAGAACTGGCGCTACGCATCCGGCGTCGAACGCACCGGCCTGGGCACACTCGAATGCCCGGAACTGTTCCAGCTGGACCTCGACGGCGATCCCTCCAGACGGACCTGGGTCCTGGCCGCAAGCGCGAACGGGACGGCGGAGGGATTCACCACGGGCGTTGCGTACTGGACAGGTGCGTGGGACGGAACACACTTCACGCCATCGGACGGGCAGCACCAGTGGCTCGACGCCGGCTCCGATTTCTACGCCGCTGTGACCTGGGATGATCCCAGGCTCACCGAAAGCCAGCGGATGTACTCCCGGCAGGCTATGGGGTGGATGAACAACTGGGCCTACGCACGGCAGCTGCCCACCGTAGACTGGCACGGCGGCGCCGACTCCCTGGTGCGTGAGATCAGGCTCGAAACAGTCAGGGGCAAACCAACCCTTGTCTCGGCACCGGCGGCCGCCATGACGTCACTCGAAGGCCCGGCGGTAACGGCCGGTGAACGTCGAATGACCCCGGACGGCGCCGGACAGCTGCCCGTTCCGGAGGGCGGCGCCTACCGCCTCGATATGACCATTGAGCGCGCGGCGGGCGACGACGGGTCCGAAGCAAGAATTGAGCTCGGGAGCGGCAGCCGAACGTTCGCGACGGTCGGATACGACTTCGCGGATGAATCGGCGTTCATCTCGCGCGATGCCGACGCCGCCGCGACGGGCACGGCCAGCCTCAGTGCGGACTACAGGGCATCGCGCCGCGCGGCCAGCCCGCCGCGTGACGGGAAAGTGGAGCTGACGATATTCGTCGACTATTGCTCGGTGGAGGTTTTCATCAACGGCGGGGAAAAGACCATGACATCGCTCGTCTTCCCCACCCACGGGACGCCGGGCATCAAAGCTGTCTCGGCAGGGGGCGATCTGACGCTCATATCCTTCAGCTACAGGCCGCTGGCCGGAAGCAGTGGTTCGTGA
- a CDS encoding glycoside hydrolase family 68 protein: protein MHKHPYKPPMLRRRSVAAALAAAVAASVFLAVPSAQANTPSDPPSSDQMPAPTPGFPLPTKHTQQAFDPAAAFTSKWTRADAKQIMAQSSTNVAPGQNSMSPNVTMPEIPKDFPAMNDDVWVWDTWSLTDENANQISYKGWDVIFSLVADRHAGYGFDQRHWNARIGYFFRKTNADPAKDKWNYGGHLFLDNTSIGNTEWSGSTRLMQGNHVNVFYTATTFYDVAERNAGGGGIAPDAVIAKALGNIHAGQNGVSFDGFVHTKLLEPDGVLYQNKAQNPGFAFRDPYTFVDPAQPGKTFMVFEGNTGGKRGDYKCKDEDLGYRPGDPHAESTSAVNSTTGSWFQTANVGLAVADNKDLTQWHFLPPILSANCVNDQTERPQIFIQNEGGKNKYYLFTISHQFTYADGMRGPDGVYGFVGDGVRSDYQPMNNSGLALASPTDLNMPANAPEGPDPRQNGRQFQAYSHYVQPGGLVQSFIDNVDGVRGGSLSPTVKINFRNGVSAVDRSFGQNGLGPFGYLPTNVKVGGAGLYK, encoded by the coding sequence ATGCACAAGCACCCCTATAAACCCCCGATGCTGCGGCGGCGTTCCGTCGCCGCAGCACTGGCGGCGGCCGTGGCGGCCTCCGTCTTCCTTGCCGTGCCGTCCGCGCAGGCCAACACGCCCTCGGACCCGCCCAGCAGCGACCAGATGCCGGCTCCGACGCCCGGTTTCCCCCTGCCCACGAAGCACACCCAGCAGGCATTCGACCCGGCCGCGGCCTTCACCTCCAAGTGGACCCGCGCGGACGCCAAGCAGATCATGGCCCAAAGCAGCACGAACGTGGCCCCAGGCCAGAATTCCATGAGCCCGAACGTCACCATGCCGGAAATCCCCAAGGATTTCCCCGCCATGAACGACGACGTGTGGGTTTGGGACACCTGGTCCCTGACGGACGAGAACGCCAACCAGATCAGCTACAAGGGCTGGGACGTCATCTTCTCCCTCGTTGCCGACCGCCACGCCGGCTACGGCTTCGACCAGCGGCACTGGAACGCCAGGATCGGCTATTTCTTCCGCAAGACCAACGCAGACCCGGCCAAGGACAAGTGGAACTACGGCGGACACCTGTTCCTGGACAACACCTCGATCGGCAACACCGAATGGTCCGGCTCCACCCGCCTCATGCAGGGGAACCACGTCAATGTCTTCTACACGGCAACCACGTTCTACGACGTTGCCGAACGCAACGCCGGTGGCGGCGGAATCGCCCCGGATGCCGTGATCGCCAAGGCGCTGGGCAACATCCACGCTGGCCAGAACGGTGTGAGCTTCGACGGCTTCGTACACACCAAGCTTCTGGAGCCGGACGGCGTCCTGTACCAGAACAAGGCCCAGAACCCTGGCTTTGCCTTCCGGGACCCCTACACGTTCGTAGACCCGGCGCAGCCCGGCAAGACCTTCATGGTGTTCGAAGGCAACACCGGCGGCAAGCGGGGCGACTACAAATGCAAGGACGAGGACCTGGGCTACCGGCCAGGCGATCCCCACGCCGAATCCACCAGCGCCGTGAACAGCACAACCGGCTCGTGGTTCCAGACCGCCAACGTGGGCCTGGCCGTCGCGGACAACAAGGACCTGACTCAGTGGCACTTCCTGCCCCCGATCCTGTCCGCCAACTGTGTCAACGACCAGACCGAGCGTCCGCAGATCTTCATCCAGAATGAGGGCGGCAAGAACAAGTACTACCTCTTCACCATCAGCCACCAGTTCACCTACGCGGACGGGATGCGGGGCCCGGACGGCGTCTACGGTTTCGTGGGCGACGGTGTCCGGTCCGACTACCAGCCGATGAACAACAGCGGCCTTGCCCTGGCCTCCCCCACGGACCTGAACATGCCGGCCAACGCGCCCGAGGGTCCGGATCCCCGCCAGAACGGCCGCCAGTTCCAGGCCTACTCGCACTACGTGCAGCCCGGCGGACTGGTGCAGTCCTTCATCGACAACGTGGACGGTGTCCGCGGCGGGTCGCTCTCTCCCACCGTGAAGATCAACTTCCGGAACGGGGTCTCGGCCGTTGACCGCAGCTTTGGCCAGAACGGGCTGGGCCCGTTCGGCTACCTGCCCACGAACGTCAAAGTCGGCGGTGCCGGACTCTACAAGTAG
- a CDS encoding Dps family protein, translating into MKATPTLTSNLQAVLVDLIELHVQGKQAHWNIVGTNFRDLHLQLDEIIDAARGFADDLAERMRALHALPDGRSATVSKSTALAEFPAGLVDTKDAIERIVAALEAAVGTMRKVHDEVDEEDPTTADLLHEFIGRLEQFAWLVNAETMKPTAKVTKPESK; encoded by the coding sequence ATGAAGGCAACACCCACGCTGACAAGCAACCTGCAGGCCGTGCTAGTGGACCTGATCGAGCTTCACGTCCAGGGCAAGCAGGCGCACTGGAACATCGTCGGGACCAACTTCCGCGACCTCCACCTGCAGCTGGACGAGATCATCGATGCCGCCCGCGGATTCGCGGACGACCTCGCCGAGCGGATGCGCGCCCTCCACGCGCTGCCGGATGGGCGCAGCGCCACGGTGTCCAAGTCCACCGCCCTCGCCGAGTTCCCGGCCGGCCTGGTTGACACCAAGGACGCCATCGAGCGGATTGTCGCCGCGCTGGAGGCTGCCGTCGGCACCATGCGCAAAGTTCACGACGAGGTGGATGAGGAAGACCCCACGACGGCGGATCTGCTGCACGAGTTCATCGGCAGGCTGGAGCAGTTCGCGTGGCTGGTGAACGCCGAAACCATGAAGCCCACCGCCAAAGTGACCAAGCCTGAGAGCAAGTAG
- a CDS encoding MFS transporter produces the protein MSTASITASAGNPAAIGPRAPWRDWVALALLMFPVLLVAVDNTALTFALPAIARSLDASGVELLWIVDAYPLVLAGLLVAMGSLGDRIGRRRLLFVGGAGFAAVSAATAFAPSAEWLIAGRAGLGFFGAMLMPSTLSLIRNIFPQPNRRRLAVAIWAAGFSGGAALGPIAGGWLVEHFWWGAVLLVAVPIILPLLLLGPALIPESRDPKPGRVDVPSIVLSLLVMVPVVYGIKALASHGPAPEAFVSIGAGLLMGYVFVRRQHALARGTAAAPMLDLSLFGNRVFSTAIIANVLALFSFNGFILFLAQHLQLLEGMSPSASGVAMVPALIATVVAGLLVVPLVRKVRPGFVVAGGLLLSASGYFLVAFGDHSHGPALLLGALMVLCLGVGAAETISNDLILGAAPADKSGAAAAISETGYEVGSLLGTAILGSILTASYQGNLRLPAEVSDAAPAGSVGQAGETLAGAVELAQSLPGPLAEAVTAAARSAFDSGVHITATIALVLMAGACVLAAAVLRKVPTAK, from the coding sequence ATGAGCACTGCATCGATCACCGCATCCGCCGGCAACCCGGCAGCCATCGGCCCCCGCGCGCCCTGGCGCGACTGGGTGGCGTTGGCCCTGCTGATGTTCCCCGTCCTGCTTGTGGCGGTGGACAACACCGCCCTGACGTTCGCGCTGCCGGCCATCGCGCGCAGCCTGGATGCCTCCGGCGTGGAACTGCTGTGGATTGTTGACGCCTATCCGCTGGTCCTGGCCGGACTGCTGGTGGCGATGGGCAGCCTCGGCGACAGGATCGGACGGCGCCGGCTCCTGTTCGTCGGCGGGGCGGGCTTCGCCGCGGTGTCGGCCGCCACGGCGTTTGCACCGAGTGCCGAATGGCTGATCGCCGGCCGTGCCGGCCTGGGCTTCTTCGGCGCCATGCTCATGCCATCCACCCTCTCCCTGATCCGGAACATCTTTCCGCAGCCCAACCGGCGCCGGCTGGCCGTCGCGATCTGGGCCGCGGGTTTCTCCGGTGGCGCGGCCCTCGGCCCGATTGCCGGCGGGTGGCTTGTGGAGCACTTCTGGTGGGGTGCCGTCCTGCTGGTCGCGGTACCCATCATCCTGCCGCTGCTGTTGCTCGGTCCGGCCCTGATCCCGGAATCCCGCGACCCCAAGCCGGGCCGCGTGGACGTGCCCAGCATCGTCTTGTCGCTGCTGGTCATGGTGCCGGTGGTCTACGGGATCAAGGCCCTGGCCAGCCACGGTCCGGCACCGGAGGCCTTCGTGAGCATCGGGGCCGGGCTACTGATGGGCTACGTCTTCGTCCGGCGGCAGCACGCACTGGCCCGCGGCACGGCTGCCGCGCCGATGCTGGACCTCAGCCTTTTCGGCAACCGGGTCTTCAGCACGGCCATCATCGCGAACGTCCTGGCGCTGTTCTCCTTCAACGGGTTCATCCTGTTCCTCGCCCAGCACCTGCAACTGCTGGAAGGCATGTCCCCCTCGGCGTCCGGCGTCGCCATGGTCCCGGCCCTCATTGCGACCGTGGTCGCGGGCCTGCTGGTGGTGCCGCTGGTGCGCAAGGTCCGGCCGGGCTTCGTCGTGGCCGGCGGCCTGCTGCTGAGCGCATCGGGATATTTCCTCGTGGCATTCGGGGACCACAGCCACGGCCCGGCCCTGCTGCTGGGCGCGCTGATGGTTCTGTGCCTGGGCGTGGGGGCTGCGGAGACAATCTCCAACGACCTCATCCTGGGCGCCGCCCCGGCCGACAAGTCCGGCGCGGCCGCGGCGATCTCCGAGACCGGCTATGAGGTGGGGTCCCTGCTGGGCACGGCAATTCTCGGGTCCATCCTGACGGCCTCCTACCAGGGCAACCTCCGGCTTCCCGCCGAAGTGTCCGACGCCGCTCCGGCCGGGTCGGTGGGCCAGGCCGGGGAGACCCTGGCCGGCGCGGTGGAGCTCGCCCAGTCGCTGCCCGGCCCGCTCGCGGAGGCCGTGACGGCGGCCGCACGGTCGGCCTTCGACTCCGGCGTCCACATCACGGCCACCATCGCCCTGGTCCTGATGGCCGGGGCCTGCGTCCTCGCCGCAGCGGTGCTGCGGAAGGTGCCGACCGCGAAGTAG
- a CDS encoding TetR/AcrR family transcriptional regulator, whose amino-acid sequence MPRKPVAREAVLDAFESLLIEVGERAATLDAVARRAGVSKGGLLYHFPTKEAMITVLLERLDRHLAADVAAMAAAPEGAAAYFIKSSVWADTPMDRVFVAATRLAEVAHEETQRRFAAGQASWLELLAADVGPAMAKAVLYMGDGLYFNAMLGRGPGGPPGAIEAEVESLLAAVERLRD is encoded by the coding sequence ATGCCCAGGAAACCCGTGGCCCGCGAGGCCGTCCTCGACGCCTTTGAATCCCTGCTGATCGAGGTGGGGGAGCGCGCTGCCACCCTCGATGCGGTCGCGCGGCGGGCCGGCGTCTCCAAGGGTGGCCTGCTCTACCATTTCCCGACCAAAGAGGCGATGATCACGGTCCTGCTGGAGCGGCTGGACCGGCACCTGGCGGCGGACGTCGCGGCCATGGCCGCCGCGCCGGAGGGGGCGGCGGCGTACTTCATCAAGTCCTCGGTGTGGGCGGACACGCCCATGGACCGGGTCTTCGTGGCGGCCACCCGGCTCGCGGAGGTGGCGCACGAGGAAACCCAGCGCCGCTTCGCCGCGGGCCAGGCCAGTTGGCTGGAACTGCTGGCGGCCGACGTCGGACCGGCCATGGCGAAAGCCGTCCTCTATATGGGGGACGGGCTGTACTTCAACGCCATGCTGGGCCGGGGGCCCGGCGGCCCGCCCGGTGCGATTGAGGCGGAGGTTGAGAGTCTCCTGGCCGCCGTCGAACGGCTGCGCGACTGA
- the gcvP gene encoding aminomethyl-transferring glycine dehydrogenase, whose translation MEFLVTVTPASTSFVDRHIGARRQSDVDTMLKAVGHDTVDALVDTAVPKDIRQDSDLALAAALSEVEVLAELRKLAAKNKTAVQMIGQGYYDTVTPAVIRRNILEAPAWYTAYTPYQPEISQGRLEALLNFQTMVQDLVGLPIANASLLDEATAVAEAVLMMRRANKDKTAHDGKTVLDADCLPQTIAIVKGRAEALGFEVEVADLSKGLPEGVINGIVLQQPGVSGRVWDQSAVIAEAKERGALVTVAADLLALTLITPPGEQGADIAVGSAQRFGVPLFFGGPHAAYMAVQKGLERSMPGRLVGVSKDNAGVPAYRLALQTREQHIRREKATSNICTAQALLAIVSSFYAVYHGPDGLKAIAQSVHVHARTIAASLKAAGLDVLHTSFFDTITVSVPGRAAEIIAAAEAKGVNLRAIDADTVGISADEATTVHIVADVIAAFGASVTDTSEGFGLDPAVERTSDYLQHPVFNTHRSETQLLRYIRRLSDRDLALDRTMIPLGSCTMKLNATAEMEAISWPEFASIHPFAPDSQTEGWRELIADLEAQLTEITGYDQVSIQPNAGSQGELAGLLAIRGYHLSRGDAQRNICLIPASAHGTNAASAVLAGMKVVVVATASDGTIDHADLTAKIEANKDALSAIMITYPSTHGVYDADVREVCDAVHAAGGQVYIDGANLNALVGLAQPGQFGGDVSHLNLHKTFCIPHGGGGPGVGPVAAKAHLAPFMPGNAADPANGAEGSPISASRYGSAGVLPISWAYVKLMGGRGLTEATKSALLAANYIATRLDEHFPVLYTGEGGLVAHECILDLRELTARTGVTAEDVAKRLIDYGFHAPTLSFPVAGTLMVEPTESEDLGEIDRFITAMIAIRAEIDQVAAGDFTVENSPLRNAPHTAAAVVSSDWTREYPREQAVFPVHTLRQDKYFPPVGRIDGAAGDRNLICSCPPLSEFEN comes from the coding sequence ATGGAGTTCCTTGTGACTGTTACCCCAGCGTCCACGTCCTTCGTCGACCGGCACATCGGCGCCCGCCGCCAGTCCGACGTCGACACCATGCTGAAGGCTGTCGGCCACGACACCGTCGACGCGCTGGTGGACACCGCCGTCCCGAAGGACATCCGCCAGGACTCCGACCTCGCGCTCGCCGCGGCCCTCAGTGAGGTTGAGGTCCTCGCCGAGCTGCGCAAGCTGGCGGCGAAGAACAAGACGGCCGTGCAGATGATCGGGCAGGGCTATTACGACACCGTGACCCCGGCGGTGATCCGCCGCAACATCCTCGAGGCCCCGGCCTGGTACACCGCCTACACGCCGTACCAGCCGGAAATCTCCCAGGGCCGGCTCGAGGCGCTGCTGAACTTCCAGACCATGGTCCAGGACCTCGTCGGCCTGCCGATCGCCAACGCCTCGCTGCTGGATGAAGCCACCGCCGTGGCCGAGGCCGTGCTGATGATGCGCCGCGCGAACAAGGACAAGACGGCCCATGACGGCAAGACCGTCCTGGACGCCGACTGCCTGCCGCAGACCATCGCGATCGTCAAGGGCCGCGCCGAGGCGCTGGGCTTCGAAGTCGAGGTCGCGGATCTTTCCAAGGGCCTGCCCGAGGGCGTCATCAACGGCATCGTGCTGCAGCAGCCCGGCGTCTCCGGCCGGGTGTGGGACCAGTCCGCTGTGATCGCCGAGGCCAAGGAACGCGGCGCCCTCGTCACCGTCGCCGCCGACCTCCTGGCTCTCACGCTCATCACCCCTCCGGGTGAGCAGGGCGCGGACATCGCGGTCGGCTCCGCGCAGCGTTTCGGCGTGCCGCTGTTCTTCGGCGGCCCGCACGCGGCGTACATGGCCGTCCAGAAGGGCCTTGAGCGTTCCATGCCCGGCCGCCTCGTGGGCGTCTCCAAGGACAACGCCGGCGTCCCGGCCTACCGGCTGGCGCTGCAGACCCGCGAGCAGCACATCCGCCGTGAGAAGGCCACGTCCAACATCTGCACCGCGCAGGCCCTGCTGGCAATCGTGTCCTCGTTCTACGCCGTCTACCACGGCCCCGACGGGCTGAAGGCCATCGCCCAATCAGTCCACGTCCACGCCAGGACCATCGCCGCCTCGCTGAAGGCCGCCGGCCTGGACGTGCTGCACACCTCCTTCTTCGACACCATCACCGTCTCCGTGCCGGGCCGGGCAGCAGAGATCATCGCCGCCGCCGAGGCCAAGGGCGTCAACCTGCGGGCCATCGACGCCGACACCGTCGGAATCTCCGCCGACGAGGCCACGACTGTGCACATCGTTGCTGACGTCATCGCCGCGTTCGGCGCGTCTGTCACCGACACTTCTGAAGGGTTCGGCCTGGACCCCGCCGTCGAGCGCACGTCCGACTACCTGCAGCACCCGGTGTTCAACACGCACCGCTCCGAGACGCAGCTGCTGCGCTACATCCGCCGCCTCTCGGACCGTGACCTGGCCCTGGACCGGACCATGATCCCGCTGGGTTCGTGCACCATGAAGCTGAACGCCACGGCCGAGATGGAAGCCATTTCCTGGCCGGAGTTCGCCTCCATCCACCCGTTCGCCCCGGACTCGCAGACCGAGGGCTGGCGGGAACTCATCGCGGACCTTGAGGCCCAGCTGACCGAGATCACCGGGTACGACCAGGTCTCCATCCAGCCCAACGCCGGCTCCCAGGGCGAACTCGCCGGCCTGCTGGCCATCCGCGGCTACCACCTCTCCCGCGGCGACGCGCAGCGCAATATCTGCCTGATCCCGGCCTCGGCGCACGGCACCAACGCCGCCTCGGCCGTGCTGGCCGGCATGAAGGTCGTCGTCGTGGCCACCGCCTCCGACGGCACGATCGACCACGCGGACCTGACCGCGAAGATCGAGGCCAACAAGGACGCCCTGTCGGCAATCATGATCACCTACCCGTCCACCCACGGGGTATACGACGCCGACGTCCGCGAGGTCTGCGACGCGGTCCATGCCGCCGGCGGCCAGGTCTACATCGACGGCGCCAACCTCAACGCCCTCGTGGGCCTGGCCCAGCCGGGTCAGTTCGGCGGCGACGTCTCGCACCTGAACCTGCACAAGACCTTCTGCATCCCGCACGGCGGCGGCGGACCCGGCGTCGGCCCGGTCGCGGCCAAGGCCCACCTGGCCCCGTTCATGCCAGGCAACGCCGCCGATCCGGCCAACGGCGCCGAAGGCTCCCCGATCTCGGCCTCCCGTTACGGCTCCGCCGGGGTTCTGCCGATCTCCTGGGCGTACGTGAAGCTCATGGGCGGTCGGGGCCTGACCGAGGCGACCAAGTCCGCCCTGCTCGCGGCGAACTACATCGCGACCCGCCTGGACGAGCACTTCCCGGTGCTCTACACCGGCGAGGGCGGGCTGGTGGCGCACGAGTGCATCCTGGACCTGCGCGAACTCACCGCCAGGACCGGCGTGACCGCCGAGGACGTGGCCAAGCGCCTCATCGACTACGGCTTCCACGCCCCCACCCTGTCCTTCCCGGTGGCCGGCACCCTCATGGTGGAGCCCACCGAGTCCGAGGACCTGGGCGAGATCGACCGCTTCATCACGGCCATGATCGCCATCCGGGCCGAAATCGACCAGGTCGCCGCCGGCGACTTCACCGTGGAGAACTCCCCGCTGCGCAACGCACCCCACACGGCAGCCGCCGTCGTATCCTCCGACTGGACCCGCGAGTACCCGCGCGAGCAGGCCGTCTTCCCCGTCCACACGCTCAGGCAGGACAAGTACTTCCCGCCGGTCGGCCGAATCGACGGCGCCGCCGGTGACCGCAACCTGATCTGCTCCTGCCCGCCGCTGTCCGAATTCGAGAACTAA
- the gcvT gene encoding glycine cleavage system aminomethyltransferase GcvT — protein sequence MSENYTALYEEHKKLGASFTDFGGWQMPLKYSSELAEHHAVRNSAGLFDLSHMGEVWVTGPDAAAFLDYALVGKISAMAVGKAKYSLICNEDGGIIDDLITYRRGEEKFLVVPNAGNAVVVAAALAERAAGFNVTVADASAETSLIAVQGPKAEAILLRLVPAADHGLVTGLKYYAAVDVPFMVAGAGQELLLARTGYTGEDGFEIFVGNADAAALWQALIAIAEEGELTPAGLASRDSLRLEAGMPLYGNELSLDGDPFAAGLGPVVALSKEGDFIGKDALAAKKEAGAGSTSGRRLVGLKGLGRRAGRGHYPVLKDGNVVGEVTSGQPSPSLGYPVAMAYVDVEFTEPGTALDIDLRGKAEPFEVVALPFYKRQK from the coding sequence ATGTCTGAGAACTACACGGCACTTTACGAAGAGCACAAAAAGCTCGGCGCGTCCTTCACCGACTTCGGCGGCTGGCAGATGCCGCTGAAATACTCCTCCGAACTCGCCGAGCACCACGCCGTCCGCAACTCCGCAGGCCTGTTCGACCTCTCCCACATGGGCGAGGTCTGGGTCACCGGCCCGGACGCCGCGGCCTTCCTCGACTACGCCCTCGTGGGCAAGATCTCCGCGATGGCGGTCGGCAAGGCCAAGTACTCGCTGATCTGCAACGAGGACGGCGGCATCATCGACGACCTCATCACCTACCGCCGGGGCGAGGAGAAGTTCCTGGTGGTCCCGAACGCGGGCAACGCCGTCGTGGTCGCCGCTGCGCTGGCCGAGCGGGCTGCCGGCTTCAACGTCACGGTGGCCGACGCCTCCGCCGAAACCTCGCTGATCGCCGTGCAGGGCCCCAAAGCCGAGGCCATCCTGCTCCGCCTGGTCCCCGCCGCGGACCACGGGCTCGTCACCGGCCTGAAGTACTACGCCGCCGTGGACGTCCCCTTCATGGTCGCCGGCGCCGGCCAGGAGCTCCTGCTGGCCCGCACCGGCTACACCGGCGAGGACGGCTTTGAAATCTTCGTGGGCAACGCCGACGCCGCCGCCCTTTGGCAGGCGCTCATCGCCATCGCCGAAGAGGGCGAACTGACGCCCGCCGGCCTCGCCTCCCGTGACTCGCTGCGTCTGGAGGCCGGGATGCCGCTCTACGGCAACGAACTCTCCCTCGACGGCGATCCGTTTGCCGCGGGACTGGGACCCGTCGTCGCGCTGTCGAAGGAAGGCGACTTCATCGGCAAGGACGCGCTGGCCGCCAAGAAGGAAGCCGGCGCCGGGTCCACCAGCGGCCGCAGGCTGGTCGGGCTCAAGGGCCTCGGCCGCCGGGCCGGCCGCGGCCACTATCCGGTCCTGAAAGACGGCAACGTGGTCGGTGAGGTCACTTCCGGCCAGCCCAGCCCTAGCCTGGGCTACCCGGTCGCGATGGCCTACGTCGACGTCGAGTTCACCGAGCCCGGCACGGCCCTGGACATCGACCTCCGCGGCAAGGCCGAGCCCTTCGAAGTCGTGGCCCTGCCCTTCTACAAGCGCCAGAAATAA
- the gcvH gene encoding glycine cleavage system protein GcvH, which translates to MAKVAPELQYSDEHEWVAREAGSSTVSIGISAVATDALGDIVYVDLPEVGSTVTAGETCGEVESTKSVSDLYAPVTGEVTEVNDAVVADPALINSDPYGAGWLFKVAVESEGPLLSAEEYAAKNGGEL; encoded by the coding sequence ATGGCAAAAGTTGCCCCCGAACTGCAGTACTCCGACGAGCACGAATGGGTCGCACGGGAGGCCGGCTCCAGCACGGTGTCCATCGGCATCTCCGCCGTCGCCACCGATGCCCTGGGTGACATCGTGTATGTGGACCTGCCGGAGGTCGGCTCCACCGTGACCGCCGGGGAGACCTGCGGTGAGGTCGAGTCGACGAAGTCCGTGTCGGACCTGTATGCCCCGGTCACGGGCGAGGTCACGGAGGTCAACGACGCCGTCGTCGCGGACCCGGCGCTGATCAACAGCGACCCGTACGGTGCCGGCTGGCTGTTCAAGGTCGCCGTGGAGTCCGAGGGCCCGCTGCTCTCGGCCGAGGAATACGCGGCCAAGAATGGCGGCGAACTGTGA